In Phycisphaerales bacterium, the sequence GCGGGAGGCGCGAGCAACTCGCACGGCGTCTTCACGAATCGCCCGGGCACGCTCACCAACGACTTCTTCGTGAACCTGCTCGACATGGACACCCAGTGGAAGGCCTCTTCACAGGACGCCGACGTCTTCGTCGGGAGCGATCGGGCAAGTGGTGAAAAGAAGTGGACCGGCACACGCGTGGACCTGGTCTTCGGCTCGAACTCCCAGTTGCGGGCGATCGCCGAGGTCTACGCCTGTGCCGACGGGCAGGCGAAGTTCGTCAAGGACTTCGTCGCGGCGTGGGACAAGGTGATGAACCTCGACCGGTTCGACCTCACGAAGTAATCATCTCCTCCCCCCCACCCCCCCCCACCCCCCACGACCCCCCACGACCCCCGAGACCTCTTGACCCCCAGCCAAGCGCGCTCACCAAGCCGGGTGCCGCGGCACAGGCGGTCTTGGCAGACAGCGGTCCTGGCGGACGGCGGTCCTGGCAGACGGCGATCCTGCGGACGGCTGAGAGGCCCCACGAGTGGGCGTTCGGCATGGCACACGCCCGAGGCGAGGGCCCAGTGCCGCCAAACGTCTCGGGGCACCCGGCCGAGAATCCCGTAGAGCCGCTTCAAGCCTCTTCGAGCGTGTCGCAGAAATGCCGGGCGAGAAAGAACAGCCAAGCCAACTGACTGCGCTGAAGCACCGCCACGTTGAAGTCGGAGAGAACTCCGGCGGTAGAGACAATCTGTGCGAGGTCAGAGATTGCGTAGGTCTGGGTGGTGGGGTCCGCGTCTCCGGGCCGCACGCACGCCCGAATCATCGCCGCGCATATCTCTGTCAAACAAATGCTTCCGCCAAGATGCACCCACCAATCAAGTCCGATCCGTACCGCCACCTTGACCTCGATACCGTCCCTTGTGAAGGCGCAATCCCATCGACCATCGGGAGTGACGGTCATTGATCCGGCGGGCATCTTCTCCCCGATGTTTCGAAGAATGTGCCAGTCCTTCTTGTTTGATATCTTGGGCGTTCCGTAGAGCACCCCATAGGTGAAGTCGATCTTTCGGACACCCGCATCCGTCGCCCATGCGCGGTACCGGGAGATTATCGAATCTGCTAAGTTCTCGCTCATCTCATCGTTCAAGCATCGCGGACCACTCTTCAGCGTCGCAAGGCGGAGGGTGTCTCCGGAGAGTTGCTTCCCGTCTAATGCGGAGTTCGCAGAGTGCATCTCACTCAACACCACTTCCCACCCGTAGGCGGGCAGCGCCACCGCTTCGACCATCCGACCTGCCGATGTCTCCATTGACGAAAACTGCTTCGCGGGGAGGATGTCGCTCTCAATCTGACTTATCCGGCTGTAGCCGTTTATCATGCAATGGATCATCAGCACAAACGGGCTTGTGTTGAACTTCTCGAACTTGGCATCTTCGGCGGGGAGTGAATCGACGTGTATCTGGACGCGACGCCGGAACTCGTTCTCCAACGCCAGCACGCGCGCGGTTGAACCGGCATCTGCATCTACCGCGCGCAGTGCGGCGAGAAGTTCGGACTTCTTGAAGACTCTTCGCTCTGCTCGTGGTAGACCCGCGTGCCCTCGCGCCATGTGGACTCCGTTCCTTAGCCTATTGTGTTGACCTTGCGCAGCGTCTTTGGCGCTGAATACGTCGCGTCTTCCTTGCCCGCGCCGTCTTCCCAAACGAACGTCTCCCCATCCTTGAACCACTGGCGGGTTCGGACGTGCGATTGGACGTAGACAATACGGTAGTTCGTCGGGGCCTTCGCATAGGGCGACCATCGGCGAGCCGCGAGTTTGTCCAAAGACTCGGCGATGACAGTTCCGGCCACCGTGCCCAACCGCACGGGGACTGCGTTCCCAACTTGGGCGTACTGCTCTCCGACCCGGCCCGCAAACTCCCAATCGTCGGGGAACTCCTGCACCCTCGCGTACTCGCGGATTGAGAGGGCGCGAGTCTCCACCGGATGACAAAGCGAGGTGCTCGCGTGATTTGGCATCGTTACTAGAGTGGGGCATGGGAGGTCGAATGTCAGCCTCCGCCACCATCCCGACCTTCCACCTTTGGCGAACCAAGCGCGTCCCATCGACTCACGCTGAACCTCTTCCGGGAGACTCCGCCAGTTGGACCCCTGAGGAACCATCGCAAGGAAGCCCTTCTTTCGCGGGCTAAAGTCGAGAACGGTTGGGTTCGTCTCGTGTAGATCGCCAATCGCGTCTCGCAGGGTCGCCCAAGGTTTGAGCGCGGCCTTCGGACCATCAAAGAGGCTCCCTGGCCCTTCGGACTCGTCCTCTCCCCAAGGCGCACCGTGAGTCGGATCGGGGAAGTCAACTACCGCGT encodes:
- a CDS encoding DNA cytosine methyltransferase gives rise to the protein MDDRGTRKYQVVSLFSGGMGLDLGLDRTGRFEVVACVEKEPAFCATIRKNLAAGRLNPSLKVFEGDISGIEPADLLAAIGLKRGEVDLVVGGPPCQSFSTAGKRRTTQDPRGTLLWQFLRFVEHIQPRFFLMENVRGILSAALRHRHIAERPEKGGSPLDVDEQPGSVVRLFASDLQRSQEASYHMDCFEVNSVNYGAPQIRERAIFIGNRYNAVVDFPDPTHGAPWGEDESEGPGSLFDGPKAALKPWATLRDAIGDLHETNPTVLDFSPRKKGFLAMVPQGSNWRSLPEEVQRESMGRAWFAKGGRSGWWRRLTFDLPCPTLVTMPNHASTSLCHPVETRALSIREYARVQEFPDDWEFAGRVGEQYAQVGNAVPVRLGTVAGTVIAESLDKLAARRWSPYAKAPTNYRIVYVQSHVRTRQWFKDGETFVWEDGAGKEDATYSAPKTLRKVNTIG